One Poecilia reticulata strain Guanapo linkage group LG4, Guppy_female_1.0+MT, whole genome shotgun sequence genomic window carries:
- the nr2c2ap gene encoding nuclear receptor 2C2-associated protein, whose translation MASQLICSETQSRVSSVLNRDVKQFGKKFMFDCNEETCWNSDQGDRQWVLLEFPQSVKVSEVKLQFQGGFSAKACRLEGCRKDGNFTGLSQFYPEDNNCLQSFPIKEAPTVDKVKILFENSTDFFGRIIVYSLDIMGEKTS comes from the exons ATGGCTTCTCAGTTGATCTGTAGCGAAACGCAAAGCAG GGTGAGTTCAGTGCTAAACAGAGACGTAAAGCAGTTTGGGAAAAAGTTCATGTTCGACTGTAATGAAGAAACCTGCTGGAACTCAgaccag GGGGACCGTCAGTGGGTGCTGCTGGAGTTTCCCCAATCTGTAAAAGTCTCTGAGGTGAAACTCCAATTCCAGGGAGGCTTCTCGGCTAAAGCATGCAGATTAGAAG GTTGCCGCAAAGACGGAAACTTCACAGGACTGAGCCAGTTTTACCCAGAGGACAATAACTGTCTTCAG AGCTTTCCCATAAAGGAGGCCCCCACCGTggacaaagtaaaaatactgtttGAGAACAGCACCGACTTTTTTGGGAGAATCATTGTTTATTCCTTGGACattatgggggaaaaaacctcatga
- the rfxank gene encoding DNA-binding protein RFXANK, producing the protein MMESIDDEEVTNGHHIQQSNAAEHSSSSTRGNPNEMDVEEDDIFKHSTTLTNKQRGNEVTVRPATLDSLSIHQLAAQGDVLQVAAHLSKDSSVLATQDDRGFTPLMWAAAFGEKAMVDFLLEKGADPSTIARERESALTLASSGGYVDIVESLLRHGVDINTYDWNGGTPLLYAVRGNHIKCVEALLAKGADMTIESDSGYSPMALAVALGHKKLQKVLEDHILKLYKST; encoded by the exons ATGATGGAGAGCATAGATGATGAAGAGGTTACAAATGGCCATCACATTCAGCAGTCTAATGCTGCAGAACACTCTTCCAGTTCAACACGTGGAAATCCAAACG AGATGGATGTGGAGGAGGACGACATCTTTAAACACTCCACTACTTTGACCAACAAGCAGCGAGGCAATGAAGTAACAGTACGTCCAGCAACATTGGACT CTCTGTCCATACATCAGCTAGCAGCTCAGGGTGACGTTTTACAAGTAGCTGCACATTTAAGTAAAG ACAGTTCAGTGCTCGCCACGCAGGATGATCGGGGTTTTACACCCCTCATGTGGGCGGCTGCGTTTGGAGAAAAAGCAATGGTGGACTTTCTCTTGGAAAAG GGTGCGGATCCCAGTACAATCGCAAGGGAGCGAGAGAGCGCCCTGACTCTGGCCAGCTCTGGCGGCTACGTGGACATCGTCGAGTCTCTCCTCAGACATGGAGTGGACATCAACACCTACGACTGG aaTGGTGGAACTCCTCTTCTTTATGCTGTACGAGGGAACCACATCAAATGTGTAGAAGCTCTACTTG CCAAAGGAGCAGATATGACCATAGAGTCAGACTCTGGCTACAGTCCGATGGCCTTAGCTGTTGCACTTGGGCACAAAAAAC TTCAGAAAGTGTTGGAGGACCACATCCTGAAACTCTACAAGTCAACATGA
- the borcs8 gene encoding BLOC-1-related complex subunit 8 isoform X2 yields the protein MDDQEMQLKVRRVSDKFTESMYVLANEPSVALYRLQEHVRRSLPELVQHKTDMQSWEEQSQGAIYTVEYACSAVKSMTNSSVYFKNIDALLRQAITMKEQISNHNGRRKRTIDPGMLKEGAERHNSGM from the exons ATGGATGACCAAGAGATGCAACTGAAAGTTAGGAGAG TGAGTGACAAATTCACGGAGAGTATGTACGTCCTGGCTAACGAGCCATCAGTGGCTCTGTACAGGCTGCAGGAGCACGTCAGGAGGTCCCTGCCTGAGCTGGTGCAGCACAAG acaGACATGCAGAGCTGGGAGGAACAGAGTCAGGGAGCCATCTACACGGTAGAGTATGCATGCAG TGCCGTGAAAAGTATGACAAACAGCAGTGTGTATTTCAAGAACATTGACGCCCTTCTTCGACAAGCCATCACCATGAAGGAGCAGATCAGTAACCATAATGGACGCAG GAAACGGACCATAGACCCAGGAATGTTGAAGGAAGGGGCAGAAAGGCACAACTCTGGGATGTAA
- the borcs8 gene encoding BLOC-1-related complex subunit 8 isoform X1 — translation MDDQEMQLKVRRVSDKFTESMYVLANEPSVALYRLQEHVRRSLPELVQHKTDMQSWEEQSQGAIYTVEYACSAVKSMTNSSVYFKNIDALLRQAITMKEQISNHNGRRQNDATSSPAPSLPAPQNSPASS, via the exons ATGGATGACCAAGAGATGCAACTGAAAGTTAGGAGAG TGAGTGACAAATTCACGGAGAGTATGTACGTCCTGGCTAACGAGCCATCAGTGGCTCTGTACAGGCTGCAGGAGCACGTCAGGAGGTCCCTGCCTGAGCTGGTGCAGCACAAG acaGACATGCAGAGCTGGGAGGAACAGAGTCAGGGAGCCATCTACACGGTAGAGTATGCATGCAG TGCCGTGAAAAGTATGACAAACAGCAGTGTGTATTTCAAGAACATTGACGCCCTTCTTCGACAAGCCATCACCATGAAGGAGCAGATCAGTAACCATAATGGACGCAG ACAAAATGATGCGACCTCATCTCCTGCTCCCTCCCTACCTGCTCCACAAAACTCACCTGCTTCCTCATGA